The segment GCGGCGGAGAAGCGCTCGAGCTGCTGAGCCGCTGCTGACCTCCCGGACCGCGCGTCTGCTTCCCCCGCGGGCGCAGGCGGGGGCACGATGCCTCCATGGCGCGCACCAGCAGGCTGCTCGTGCTCGCAGTGGCCTGGGCGGTGCCTGTCTGCTGGACCGTCCTCGCGCTGCTGGCCGGGCCGTCCGACGGCACCAGCCTCTCCTCGAGGCTGCTGCCCACGGCGGGCGCGCGCTGGGTCGACACGGTCCACGTCCGGGCCACCTACGGCGAGACGGCGCTGCGACCGGGTGACGAGGTCCAGGCCGTCGACGGCCGCGCGCTGGACGACTGGGCGGACGGCACCGGCGACCTCGACGGCGTACGACGCGAGGTGGGCGACGTCGTCCGCTACGAGGTCCGCCGGCCCGGGGCGGGCCTCGACCTGATCCAGCAGGTCGACGTCACGCTGCACCGCTACCCGCTCGCCGCCGCCGTGCGGGCCGCCCCGCACGTGGTGCTCCTGCCGGTCCTGCTGCTCGTGCTGGGCTCGCTGGTCTTCTGGTCGAGGCCGTCGGCAGCGCCTGCGTGGGCGTTCCTCGTCGCCGCCGCACTCCTGCCCGCGACGCTGACGTCCACCCCGCTGGGCCTCGGCGTCGTCGACCTCGCCGGTGCGCGCGGCACCTGGCCTGCGGCCGTCGGCGAGGCGATGGCCGTCCTCGGCCTCGTGGCGCTGATGCTCGCGGTCGCGCTCCTGACCCGGCCCGAAGGCCGGGGCCGGTGGGTGACGGCCGTGCTGCTCGCCGCGCCCGCGGTGGGGTACGCCGTCTGGGTGGCAGCGCTCTTCGACGGGGCTGGCTCGGCGCTGGAGCAGCAGTGGGTGCTGGCGACCGTCTGGGCACCGGCCCTGTGGGCCGCTGTCCCGGCCCTGCTCGTGATCGCGACGCTCGCCCACCTGCGCGCCCGCGGGCGCTCCGACGTGCTGGCCACCAGGCTCGCCCTCCTCGGTGTCGGCGCCGGTGTCGGTGCGTGGCTGGTGCTCGGCCCCGTGCCCGACCTCCTCACCGGGGAACCGTTGCTGCGCGAGGACCTGCTCGTCCTGCTCGGTGGCGGGCTCGCCGTGGCCTGTGTCGCGGTGGCCGCGGGGCGCTACCACCTCGGCGAGATCGAGCCGCGGGTCCGCCGCGGGCTCGTCCAGGCGCTCGTGCTGGTCGTCGTGGGAGCCGCGTTCGCCGGCGCGGTGCGGGCGGTGGACGCCGCGGCGGACATCTCAGCCGGCTCGATGCTGGCCGGCGGGCTGCTGGCGCTGCTTCTCCTGCCCGCGGGGGTCGCGGTCCAGCGGACCGTGCGGCGGGTGGTCTACGGCGACCGCGAGTTCCCCGACCGGGTGGTGTCGGACCTGCGCCGGCTCGATGCGCTGACCGCGCCCGAGGACGCGCTGCGCGAGGCCCTCGAGCTGCTCGCCCGTCGCCTCCACCTGTCGTACGCGGCCGTCGACGTGCTGGCCACGCCCACCTCCGGACCGATCGCCGCCGCCATCGGTGCCCCGACGGGCACGCCCGCGACCGTCGACCTCTCCGTCGGTGGCACCACGGTGGGACGGCTCCGGGTCGAGGTCGACGCCGGCCACGACCCGTTCGGGCCGGGGGACCGGCGGCTGCTCGAGGACGTGGGGACCCAGGTCGGCGCGCTCGTGCAGGCGGTCACCGCCAACCGCGAGCTCCAGGTCTCGCGGCAACGGCTGGTCGCGGCGCGGGAAGAGGAGCGCCGGCGGCTCCGGCGCGACCTGCACGACGGCCTCGGCCCCTCGCTCGCGTCGCTCGCGATGCGCCTGGAGGCGGCCTCCGACCTCATCGACGACGACCCCGAGCAGGCGGCGAACCTGGTGTCGCGACTCTCCGACCAGGCCCGCGAGGGCATCGGTGAGGTACGACGGCTCGTGGAGGGACTGCGACCACCGGCGCTGGACCAGCTCGGCCTGGTCTCGGCGCTGCGCCACCGGGCCGCCGAGCACGGCTCCGCCGGGGCCGGGGTGCCGTGGTCCGTGGAGGCCGGCGACGACATCGAGCCGCTTCCCGCCGCGGTCGAGGTCGCGGCCTACCGCATCGTCGTCGAGGCGGTGACCAACGTGCAGCGCCACAGCGGCGCCGACCGGTGCGTCGTACGCCTGGCGCGCGAGGACGGCGACCTGCACATCGACGTCTCCGACACGGGATCGGGGCTGGCTCCGGACCGGCGCCCGGGTGTAGGCCTGTCCTCGATGCGGGAACGCGCCGAGGAGCTCGGAGGGTCGTTCGAGGCGGGGGACCGCCCCGGTGGCGGCACCGTGGTCCAGGTGCGGCTGCCGCTCGACGAGGGACCACCAGCGTGAGCAGAGCAAGGAGGAGCCGATGGACGGCCACCGGGTGTTGATCGCCGACGACCACGACGAGTTCCGGCGCGGCCTGGAGGCCCTGCTGGCCGCGACGCCGGACGTGGAGGTGGTGGGCACCGCCTCCGACGGCGCGATGGCGATCGCGCTGGCCCTGGACCTCCAGCCCGACGTGGTGCTGATGGACCTGCACATGCCGCGGGTCAACGGCATCGACGCGACCGCCCAGATCGTCGCCTCGTCGCCGCACATCGGGGTGCTCGTCCTGACGATGATGGAGGACGAGGAGTCGGTCTTCGCCGCGATGCGGGCCGGCGCCCGCGGCTACCTGCTCAAGGGCGCGCGCCGCGGTGAGATCCTGCGTGCCGTCGAGGCCGTGGGTGCCGGCGAGGTGATCTTCGCACCCGGTGTCGCCGACCGGGTGATGGACTACTTCCTGGGGGTGCGCAACCGGCCCGTCGCCGACGCCTTCCCGGACCTGACCGAGCGCGAGCGCGTCGTGCTCGGCCTCATCGCGGAGGGCAAGGAGAACGGCGAGATCGCGCGACAGCTCGGGCTGTCGGTCAAGACGGTCCGCAACCATGCCAGCAACATCTTCGCCAAGCTGCAGGTGGCGCACCGTGCGCAGGCGATCGTCAAGGCGCGCGAGGCGGGCCTGGGCTGAACGCCCGTCCGGAGTCCGGTCAGCCGGACCCGTCGCGGCAGCCGCCCTGGAGCCGCGCGTCGTCCTGGGCGTCGCCTCCGACCGCCCGCGCCTGCTCCACGTCGGGGTAGACCACCGAGGCGCCGTTCTCCACCCCGAAGGTGCCGACGATGATGCAGGCGTCCGTGCGACTCGGGTCGACCGTCGTCAACGCCTGCACGAGCCGGTAGACCTGCGCGGGCGACATGTCGGTCTGCAGCCCGCCCAGCGCGGAGAGCGTGACCGCCTCCATGAAGCCGGCGTCGTCCTCGGCGTCGCGCAGCCGCTCGAGCACCCCGAGGAGCAGCCGCTGGTGGTTGGCCGCACGCTCGAAGTCGCTGCCGCCGGGGAGCGTCTCGCGGGTCCGGGCGTAGTAGAGCGCCTCGTCGGCGTCGAAGGTGTTGGGGCCGCGCCGCACCTGGACGTCGCCCTCCTCGGTGGTGAAGGCCAGCGGCGAGTCCACCTGGACGTCGCCCACGGCGCCCATCATCGACAAGAACCCTTCGAAGCCGGTCACCACGACCACGTCCGGCTCGATCCCGAGCAGGTCGTCGACCTCGCGCGCGACCCCCTCGGTCCCCTCGTCGCGCAGGGCGGTGTTGAGGCGGGCGCGACCGTCGCTCATCTCCACGTAGAGGTCACGGGGCAGGCCGATCGCGACGGCCCGGCCCGTGTCGAGGTGCACGCCGATGAGCTGGATCGCGTCGGTCAGCCCGGTCGTCACGTCCTCACCGGCGGCGGCCTCGGAGCCGAGAGCCAGGACCCAGAGGATGCCGTCGCCCGCGTCGACGGCCTTGGCGGTGCCGATGGTCGTCAGGCTGATGCTCGTCGGGTGCACGGAGCCGGACGGCACGACGAGCGCAGCGCCGGCGAGGACCGCCGCCAGTGCGGTGACGCGCCGCAACCACCTCGTGCGCCGCCTCATGCTCCAGCTCATGCCCCACCTCCCGACTCCGCCTCGGCGGGCGTCTCGTCGCCGTCGTCGAACCTGACGTCGTAGCCGAAGATGGACCAGGTGCCGTCGTCGTCGGGCACCAGCATGAAGCGTCCGTCGAGCGCCAGCGGTCGCGTGGTGCCGTCCTCCATGGTCGCGTCGAAGGCGAAGTGGACCTTGGCCGTGCCGCCGAGCACCTCGCCCGCCTGGGTCAGGAACGAGAGCCTGGCGTC is part of the Nocardioides cavernae genome and harbors:
- a CDS encoding sensor histidine kinase — encoded protein: MARTSRLLVLAVAWAVPVCWTVLALLAGPSDGTSLSSRLLPTAGARWVDTVHVRATYGETALRPGDEVQAVDGRALDDWADGTGDLDGVRREVGDVVRYEVRRPGAGLDLIQQVDVTLHRYPLAAAVRAAPHVVLLPVLLLVLGSLVFWSRPSAAPAWAFLVAAALLPATLTSTPLGLGVVDLAGARGTWPAAVGEAMAVLGLVALMLAVALLTRPEGRGRWVTAVLLAAPAVGYAVWVAALFDGAGSALEQQWVLATVWAPALWAAVPALLVIATLAHLRARGRSDVLATRLALLGVGAGVGAWLVLGPVPDLLTGEPLLREDLLVLLGGGLAVACVAVAAGRYHLGEIEPRVRRGLVQALVLVVVGAAFAGAVRAVDAAADISAGSMLAGGLLALLLLPAGVAVQRTVRRVVYGDREFPDRVVSDLRRLDALTAPEDALREALELLARRLHLSYAAVDVLATPTSGPIAAAIGAPTGTPATVDLSVGGTTVGRLRVEVDAGHDPFGPGDRRLLEDVGTQVGALVQAVTANRELQVSRQRLVAAREEERRRLRRDLHDGLGPSLASLAMRLEAASDLIDDDPEQAANLVSRLSDQAREGIGEVRRLVEGLRPPALDQLGLVSALRHRAAEHGSAGAGVPWSVEAGDDIEPLPAAVEVAAYRIVVEAVTNVQRHSGADRCVVRLAREDGDLHIDVSDTGSGLAPDRRPGVGLSSMRERAEELGGSFEAGDRPGGGTVVQVRLPLDEGPPA
- a CDS encoding response regulator transcription factor, translated to MDGHRVLIADDHDEFRRGLEALLAATPDVEVVGTASDGAMAIALALDLQPDVVLMDLHMPRVNGIDATAQIVASSPHIGVLVLTMMEDEESVFAAMRAGARGYLLKGARRGEILRAVEAVGAGEVIFAPGVADRVMDYFLGVRNRPVADAFPDLTERERVVLGLIAEGKENGEIARQLGLSVKTVRNHASNIFAKLQVAHRAQAIVKAREAGLG
- a CDS encoding LCP family protein yields the protein MRRRTRWLRRVTALAAVLAGAALVVPSGSVHPTSISLTTIGTAKAVDAGDGILWVLALGSEAAAGEDVTTGLTDAIQLIGVHLDTGRAVAIGLPRDLYVEMSDGRARLNTALRDEGTEGVAREVDDLLGIEPDVVVVTGFEGFLSMMGAVGDVQVDSPLAFTTEEGDVQVRRGPNTFDADEALYYARTRETLPGGSDFERAANHQRLLLGVLERLRDAEDDAGFMEAVTLSALGGLQTDMSPAQVYRLVQALTTVDPSRTDACIIVGTFGVENGASVVYPDVEQARAVGGDAQDDARLQGGCRDGSG